TACGCTGCGGTGAGAGAAATGAGAAAGCACGCAGGCTGGTATTTAAAGGGGATTTCGGGATCAGCGGCGATTCGTCGCCAATTAAATACCATAGTAGACGCAGATTTGCTGAAGGAAACCCTGTCTTCCATTAAGAAGTAATGAACAGTCGGTTGGCCGTATGATAACAAGCTGGCAAAAGATTGAAAATCTTGACTTTTACTGATAAATCCATTATAATATTGCGCATACGAGCGCATCTTTCGGTCAAATGGAACCAATTATAACGTTTAAAGGAGATAATAAAATGGCAGAAGAAATGCTGTTAACAAAGGAAGGCTATGAGAAGATCGTAGCTGAGCACGAAGAACTGGTTACTGTAAGAAGAAAAGAAGTTGCCGAAAGAATTAAGGAGGCAATCTCTTATGGCGACATTTCCGAAAACTCCGAGTATGATTCTGCGAAGAATGAACAAGCGGATTTAGAAGAAAGAATCAACAAACTGGAAAATATGTTGCGCAAAGCAAAAATCATAGATGAATCTACCATGCCAAACGATCGCGTTGGAATTGGACTTAAGTGTCGTGTCAAGGAAGTAGAGTCAGGCGAAACCATGGAATTTGCCATAGTAGGCTCAACGGAGGCAGATCCATTTGAGGGCAAAATCTCAAACGAATCACTCGTAGGCGCTGCTTTACTTGGCAAGAAAGCAAATGAAATTGCTGAAGTACAGGTGCCGGACGGAGTCGTGAGCTATCAGGTTCTTGAGATATATAAATAGACTGTGCGAAGTTCCGTACAGTAAAAATACATCGAAATAGTCTAGGAAAGAGGAATTGATATGAGTACAGAAGACAACAGCCAGGTGCAGGCAGTGAATGGCGCTGATGCAGAAGTTGAAATTTCAGAAGAAGGCTTAAACGAGCTGAGACAAGTCAGACGTGATAAACTGAAAAAACTTCAGGAGATGGGAAGAAACCCATTTTTGGTTGAGACCTGGGACGTAAAAAACCATAGTATAGACATCAAGGACAACTTTGAGCAGATGGAAGGTCAGGAGGTTAGCTGCGCAGGCAGAATCATGGCCAAACGTCAGATGGGGAAAGCTTCTTTTATTGATATTCAGGATAAACAGGGCAGGATTCAGTGCTACATCAGACAGGATGCAATTACACCGGAAGAATATGAGATCTTCCTTACCTATGATATCGGCGATATTGTAGGGATTGTCGGTGAAGTATTCAAGACAAAGCATGGCGAAATCTCCATCAAGACCAGTGAAATCAAGCTGCTGTCAAAATCTCTGCAGATTCTTCCCAATAAATTTCATGGATTAAAAGATCAGGATATCAGATACCGTCAACGGTATGTGGATCTCATTATGAACCCTGAAGTAAGACAGACATTTGTTCAACGTTCTAAGATCATTCATGCGATAAAGGATGTACTGGAAAACGATTATGGCTATCTGGAAGTAGATACTCCAATATTGACCACGATTGCAGGCGGCGCGAATGCCAGACCCTTTGATACCCATCACAACACCCTTGATCTGGACATGAAGCTCCGTATCTCCAACGAATTGTTCTTAAAAAGATTGATCGTTGGCGGTCTGGATCGTGTTTATGAAATGGGCAAAATGTTCCGTAATGAGGGTATGGACAGAAACCATAACCCTGAGTTTACCTCCATGGAATGTTATATGGCCTACGGCGATATGGATGACATGATGGAAGTTACAGAACAGGTAGTCTCCAAAGCAGCCCTGGCTGCAACCGGTAGTATGGTCATCGAATATCAAGGAAAGACCTTTGATCTGACGCCCCCATGGAGAAGACTGAACATGGCAGATGCCGTGAAGGAAATAACAGGTGTGGACTTTGCTGCCATCGTCACCGACGAAGAAGCAAGAGCAGCAGCCATCCAGCAGGGTATGGAAAAAGACGATGTCAAGGGACTGACAAGAGGAAAGATCCTTGCGGAAATGTTTGAAACGTTCTGCGAAGAGGTTCCAGGATACCTGGATGGTCCTGTTTTTGTTATCGGACACCCTGTAGAGATTTCTCCTCTTGCAAAGAGAGATCCGATTGACCCGAGAATCACCAGAAGATTTGAAGCCTATGTTAACTGCTGGGAAATCGCCAACGCATTCTCTGAATTAAATGATCCCATCGATCAGTACGAACGATTCAAGGAACAGCAGGCTCAGCTGGATGACGGAACAGACGATGAAGCCCATCCAATGGACGAGGATTTCGTAAATGCACTGGAAGTTGGACTGCCTCCGACAGGAGGACTGGGAATCGGTATCGACCGCGTGATCATGCTGATTACCAATGCGCCGTCGATTAGGGATATTATTCTCTTCCCGACGATGAAACCCCTCTAAGGCTTGTCTATTTTGTCCGTGGCGTTGCCTTTTTTCCGCAGCTTAAGCTGCAACGGAAAAACGGACAGCGTAGCGCAGCGGAGGAGCAGACTTGTCTGCGTTGTCACTGCGCTGCGAATCCGATTCTCACGTAGCATTAAGTACGTTCCGATTTGTTTCGCGTCACGTTCCTAGCCACGAACAAAATATCCTGCGCCTGCGGCTTGCGGCCTTGAAGGCGAACAAGGTTTTAACTGAAGAATGCAAATTGCCCATCGAGGTAATACAATAAAAGTTTGGGAAAGTTTGCTTCGGCAAACTTTTCTTTTGTCCTGGAACATGGCTCTGCGCCAGGATGGATAAGGCTAAGAAGCCTTAAAAAATGGAACCACGGGAAGCATTTGATTCAGGTAGCGATAAATGATCAGTGTTTCCTATATCTATCAAAATAATAATGAAGGAGAATTTTTGGATGAAGGATGTACAGTTGAGGAAGCTCTTTACCGATACCGATCAGTATGCGGGGAAAGAGGTCGTAGTGAGGGGCTGGGTCAGAACAAACCGAAGCTCCAATAAATTCGGTTTTGTTGAGATCAATGACGGCAGTTATTTTAAATCGGTGCAGGTGGTCTACGAGGAAGAAAATATTGAGAATTATGAGCAGATCGCAAAAGCACCCATCGCTGCGGCCCTATGTGTCATCGGTGAGCTAACTCTGACACCGGAAGCCAAGCAGCCCTTTGAAATTAAGGCGACCAAAATAGTCGTTGAGGCAGATTCTGATGCGGACTACCCTTTGCAGAAAAAGAGGCATAGCTTGGAATTCCTGCGAGAAATTGCCCATCTGAGACCAAGAAGCAATACCTTCTCCGCTGTATTTCGGGTGAGATCCCTTGTGGCCTATGCCATCCACAGATTCTTTCAGGATCAGAACTTTGTTTATGTGCATACCCCCATCATAACAGGAAGTGATGCAGAGGGTGCTGGTGAAATGTTTCAGGTAACCACACTGGATCTGGACAAGCTTCCGAGAAATGACGATGGAAAGATCGATTACAGTCAGGACTTTTTTGGTAAAGAGACCAATCTTACGGTAAGCGGGCAGCTGGAAGCAGAGACCTTTGCGCTGGCATTCAGAAATGTATATACCTTTGGCCCCACCTTCAGGGCTGAGAATTCCAATACTGCAAGGCATGCATCCGAATTCTGGATGATTGAACCGGAAGTGGCTTTTGCTGATATCAACGACAACATGGAGCTCGCTGAAAGCATGATCAAGTATATCATCAACTATATTCTTGAGCATGCTCCGGAAGAAATGAAGTTTTTCAATGAGTTCATCGATAAGGGCCTCCTTGATCGGCTGAACAATATTGTAAGCAATGAATTTGCTCGAATCACCTATACCGAGGCAGTGGAGATTCTGAAGAAATCCGACAAGGAATTCCAGTTCCCTGTGGAATGGGGCATTGATCTGCAGACGGAGCACGAGCGGTATATCACGGAAGAAGTATTTAAAAAACCGGTATTTGTTACCGATTATCCAAAGGAAATCAAAGCATTCTATATGCGCCTGAATGAAGACGGAAAAACGGTAGCTGCTATGGATCTTTTGGTGCCCGGAGTAGGCGAAATCATTGGAGGAAGCCAGAGAGAGGAACGCTACGACAATCTGGTTGCGAGAATCAATGAGATGGGACTCCACGAAAAGGATTACTGGTGGTACCTGGATCTGAGAAAATACGGCGGTGTAAAGCATGCAGGCTATGGCCTCGGCTTTGAGCGAATCATCATGTATATCACAGGCATGAGCAATATCAGAGACGTGCTGCCTTTCCCAAGAACACCCAAGACCGCAGAATTTTAAAAACAATTCACAGTACAATATCTTCTGCTTAAGTGTTGAATCACTCCCTTGAATTCAGCATCTGCCTGATATTTCAGCAGCCTTCCCGACGTTTTCTGCGACGGGTAGGCTGCTATCCCATATTGCTTTAAGAGGAACCATTATGAATTTATTTGCAGCAACGGTTAGAGACGGAGCGCTAAAAGGAATCAAAACAGCAGGTATGCTGCTAAAGATTGTTCTTCCCATCTATGCACTGGTTGTGTTACTTAAGTACTCCCCGGTTATGCCTTTTTTACAAAATCTTTTTTCTCCCGCCATGAAGTTTTTCAATCTTCCCGGTGATGGAATTGTTCCATTGATTACAGGGTTTTTCACCGATGAATATTCCACCATTGCGGTAATGAGTACCTTTCGATTTACCTCTGCGGAGATTACCACCATCGCTATGTTTGTTCTGGTGGCACACTCCATTCCTGTTGAGGCCGCCATTGCCCAGAAGATCGGAATGTCTGCTGCAAAGTTTGCAGTTTTCAGAATCGTTGCTGCCATTGCAGTGGGCCTGCTTGTGGGATGGATCGGGAGGTGGTTTGCATGAGTACCTCTTTTGACATCATTCTTCGGGAAATCTTCTTCGGGGGGATTGGAACAGCACTGAATATGCTGAAAATACTCATTCCTCTAATGATTATTGTCGAAATTCTTCTTGTCTACAATGTTATGGAAAAAGTAGCGGATAAGCTCCAGTTCCTTGCAGGAGCCCTTGGATTGGAGAAACAGTCCGTATTCCCACTTTTGGTAGGCATTGTCATGGGGGTTACCTACGGTGCTGGAACCCTGATTGAAATCAATCGAAAAACTCCCATTCCTAAACGGGATTTTGTGCTCATAGGTATCTTTATGTTCCTTTGTCATGGGATCATCGAAACCGCATTTATTTTTGGAGTCGCTGGAGCTAATCTTGCAGCCGTGACAGTGGGCAGGCTTGTGATTGCTTTCGCAGTTACCGCAGCTGCAGCTAGATTGCCTGCAATCAGGAGGATCGTGAAATAAGGATACGCATTGATTTGAAGCACAGAAAGTGATTAGTACCTTGAATTCTTGGCATAATTCTATTATCTATTTCATTGCTATTTCAATTTGGAAATGATATACTGAAACCATTAACTGAATATTTTATGGGAGGTCTGAAAATGAAAGGCTATACGAGCGACACGATAAGAAATGTTGCACTTGTAGGACATGGTGGATGTGGAAAGACTACATTACTAGAAGCCGCATTACTAGCTACAGGAGTAATTAACAGACTAGGTAAGGTAGAGGACGGTAACACTGTATCTGATTACGACAAGATGGAAATTGATAAGGGATACTCCATCAGTACTTCCATCGTGCCGGTTGAATACAATAAAGTTAAAATTAATTTTATTGATACTCCGGGCTATTTCGATTTTATCGGAGAAGTAAATTCTGCTATGAGAGCTGTTGAAGCAGCAGTGATCTTGGTAGATGCCTCTGCAGGTGTTCAGGTTGGAACAGAAAAAGCCTGGAATTCCTGTAAAGAGTACAGCAAACCCACCTTCATTCTCATCAACAAGATCGATAAGGAAAATGTCAACGTTGACCAGGTTATTGCCGATCTTAAGGACAAGTTTGGCACATCTGTAGTTCAGCTTTCTGAAAAGGATGCTTTGACGGAAGCCGTAGCTGAAAGTGATGAAGAACTCCTGGAAAAATATTTCGGCGGTGAAGAATTCACCGAAGAAGAATTCAATCGTGGACTAGTTGCAGGCATTGCATCAGGAAGCATCGTTCCCATTTTGACCAGCTGTGCACTTAACGGTACAGGGATCAAAGAGTTCATGGATGCTCTGATCAAGTTTGTACCGAAAGCCAAAGATCAGGAATACAAAGGCGAAGACTCCAAGGGAGATGAGGTTGCCAGAAAGTGTGACGCTTCCGCTCCGTTATCCGCTTTTGTTTTCAAAACCATTGCCGACCCATTTGTAGGAAAGATTAATTTATTAAAGGTTATAACCGGAAAATTGAATTCCGGAATCGAAGTATATAATACAAGAGCCGAGAAATCGGAAAAGCTTGGGGCCATCTTCTTTATGAGAGGAAAGAACCAGGCAGAAGCCGATGCAGTTGTTGCAGGTGATATCGTAGCAGCAGCCAAGCTTCAGTTCACACAGACAGGGGATACCCTCTGTGAGAAAGCTCACTTCATAAAATATCCGCCCGTTTCCTTCCCGGAACCATCACTCTATATGGCGGTAGAACCCAAGGCAAAAGGCGACGAGGAAAAGATCAGCTCCGGCCTTCACAAGCTTATGGAAGAAGATCCCTCCTTCGTTATGACAAGAAATACAGAAACCCATCAGACCCTCATCGGGGGCCAGGGAGAAATACAGATTGGAATCATTACCGCTAAGCTCAAGGATAAGTTCGGCGTTGGTGTTGATCTGGTAGATCAGAAAATCCCTTATAGAGAAACGATAAAGGGAAGCTCTGATGTTCAGGGAAAACATAAGAAACAATCCGGCGGAGCAGGCCAGTACGGAGATGTCCATATCAAATTTTCACCATCTCAGGAAATCTTTGAATTCTCAGAAGCACTATTTGGCGGATCGGTACCAAAGAACTATGTTCCCGCAGTTGAAAAGGGCCTTAGAGACTCCATGGAAAAAGGACCACTTGCAGGATTCAAGGTAGTGAATGTCAAGGCAGTATTCTATGACGGTTCCTACCACGATGTTGACTCCAACGAAATGGCCTTCAAGATCGCAGCTTCGCTGGCGTTCAAGAAGGGTATTGTTGAAGCAAAACCGATTCTGCTGGAGCCAGTGATGCATGTTGAAGTTCTTGTTCCCGATGAATACATGGGTGATGTCATGGGCGACATGAACAAGAGAAGAGGAAA
This genomic window from Clostridiales bacterium contains:
- the greA gene encoding transcription elongation factor GreA, which encodes MAEEMLLTKEGYEKIVAEHEELVTVRRKEVAERIKEAISYGDISENSEYDSAKNEQADLEERINKLENMLRKAKIIDESTMPNDRVGIGLKCRVKEVESGETMEFAIVGSTEADPFEGKISNESLVGAALLGKKANEIAEVQVPDGVVSYQVLEIYK
- the lysS gene encoding lysine--tRNA ligase is translated as MSTEDNSQVQAVNGADAEVEISEEGLNELRQVRRDKLKKLQEMGRNPFLVETWDVKNHSIDIKDNFEQMEGQEVSCAGRIMAKRQMGKASFIDIQDKQGRIQCYIRQDAITPEEYEIFLTYDIGDIVGIVGEVFKTKHGEISIKTSEIKLLSKSLQILPNKFHGLKDQDIRYRQRYVDLIMNPEVRQTFVQRSKIIHAIKDVLENDYGYLEVDTPILTTIAGGANARPFDTHHNTLDLDMKLRISNELFLKRLIVGGLDRVYEMGKMFRNEGMDRNHNPEFTSMECYMAYGDMDDMMEVTEQVVSKAALAATGSMVIEYQGKTFDLTPPWRRLNMADAVKEITGVDFAAIVTDEEARAAAIQQGMEKDDVKGLTRGKILAEMFETFCEEVPGYLDGPVFVIGHPVEISPLAKRDPIDPRITRRFEAYVNCWEIANAFSELNDPIDQYERFKEQQAQLDDGTDDEAHPMDEDFVNALEVGLPPTGGLGIGIDRVIMLITNAPSIRDIILFPTMKPL
- the asnS gene encoding asparagine--tRNA ligase, which translates into the protein MKDVQLRKLFTDTDQYAGKEVVVRGWVRTNRSSNKFGFVEINDGSYFKSVQVVYEEENIENYEQIAKAPIAAALCVIGELTLTPEAKQPFEIKATKIVVEADSDADYPLQKKRHSLEFLREIAHLRPRSNTFSAVFRVRSLVAYAIHRFFQDQNFVYVHTPIITGSDAEGAGEMFQVTTLDLDKLPRNDDGKIDYSQDFFGKETNLTVSGQLEAETFALAFRNVYTFGPTFRAENSNTARHASEFWMIEPEVAFADINDNMELAESMIKYIINYILEHAPEEMKFFNEFIDKGLLDRLNNIVSNEFARITYTEAVEILKKSDKEFQFPVEWGIDLQTEHERYITEEVFKKPVFVTDYPKEIKAFYMRLNEDGKTVAAMDLLVPGVGEIIGGSQREERYDNLVARINEMGLHEKDYWWYLDLRKYGGVKHAGYGLGFERIIMYITGMSNIRDVLPFPRTPKTAEF
- a CDS encoding elongation factor G — encoded protein: MKGYTSDTIRNVALVGHGGCGKTTLLEAALLATGVINRLGKVEDGNTVSDYDKMEIDKGYSISTSIVPVEYNKVKINFIDTPGYFDFIGEVNSAMRAVEAAVILVDASAGVQVGTEKAWNSCKEYSKPTFILINKIDKENVNVDQVIADLKDKFGTSVVQLSEKDALTEAVAESDEELLEKYFGGEEFTEEEFNRGLVAGIASGSIVPILTSCALNGTGIKEFMDALIKFVPKAKDQEYKGEDSKGDEVARKCDASAPLSAFVFKTIADPFVGKINLLKVITGKLNSGIEVYNTRAEKSEKLGAIFFMRGKNQAEADAVVAGDIVAAAKLQFTQTGDTLCEKAHFIKYPPVSFPEPSLYMAVEPKAKGDEEKISSGLHKLMEEDPSFVMTRNTETHQTLIGGQGEIQIGIITAKLKDKFGVGVDLVDQKIPYRETIKGSSDVQGKHKKQSGGAGQYGDVHIKFSPSQEIFEFSEALFGGSVPKNYVPAVEKGLRDSMEKGPLAGFKVVNVKAVFYDGSYHDVDSNEMAFKIAASLAFKKGIVEAKPILLEPVMHVEVLVPDEYMGDVMGDMNKRRGKILGMEPQTGGGQKVLAEAPQAEMFKYAITLRSMTQARGSFTMKFERYEEVPAHLAEKIIAEHKKELEE